The Streptomyces sp. NBC_00597 DNA segment TTGGTGGCTCCGGCCGTCGGCACGGTCGCGGGCCTGGAGGTGGACGGCACGCTTCAGCGTGCCGCGCGTGAACAGCGGCAGGAGCGGTACCTGGTCCCGGCGGTGGTGGTGCGGCCTGCCGCGGTCCCGCCCGCGGGGACGGAGGCCGATCCGTCGGCGCAACGGCAGGCCCCGCAGCGTACGCAGATCGTGGCGTCCTGGACCGCGCCCGACGGCAGCAGCCACCAGGGCACGGTGCCGGCCGCGGAGGAACCACCGCAGGCCGGTGACCGGTTCCGGATATGGACCGATACGCAGGGCCGGCTCGTGGGGCGTCCCCTCGACCGGTCCTCGGCGAGCGTCCACGCGGCGGTGGTGGGCCTGGCCGCCGCCCTCGGGGCGGCCGCGCTGGTGGAGACGGTCCGCCGGTTGGTCGTACGAAGGCTCATGCATCGTCGGTACATACGGCTGGACCGCGCGTGGGCGGCGGCGGGACCGGACTGGGGCCGGGCGGGCGCGGGCAGCTGACCTGGCATCTCACCGGCCCCGCGCGCGCTACGGTGGAGCGTCGGAGCCGGGCCGCCGCCACTACAGGGGCGGCGGCGGCGGTCTCAGTCGCTTCGACAGCGTGAGTACGAGGGCGGGGGCACGACAGAACCATGGCACAGGGCACGGTCCAGGTGACGCACGGCGGGTCGTCGCGGTGGCGGCGCCGCTCGGTTGAGTATCCGACGCTGGCCGCCGCGCTCGCCGTCGCGGGCGACGGGGACGTGCTGTCCGTCGGCCCCGGCACCTACCAGGAGAACCTGGTGCTGAACCATGCCGTCATCCTGCGCGGGCCGGAGGGCTCGGTGGGTTCGGTGCGGATCGCCCCGCTCGACGGGGTCGCGCTGACCGTGCGCGCCTCGGCCGTGGTCCAGGACCTGCATCTGGAGGGGCAGGACCGGGCGGCGCCCGCGCTGCTCGTCGAGGAGGGTTCCCCCGAGCTCACCGACCTCCGGGTGAGCACCCGGTCGGCGACGGGCATCGAGGTGCGCGGCGGGGCCCGGCCCCTGGTGCGGCGGTGCACGGTGGAGAACCCCACGGGCATCGGGATCTCCGTGTTGGACGGCGGCGGCGGGGTGTTCGAGGAGTGCGAGGTGGTGGCGGCCGGGCAAACCGGGGTGTCCGTCCGCGGCGGTGGAAGTCCGCGTCTGGAGCGCTGCCGGGTCCACCACGCGTCGGGGGCGGGCATCGCGGTCACCGGCGAGGGTTCGGGCCTGGAGGCGCTGGGCTGCGAGGTGTACGAGATCAAGGGGACGGGCGTGCAGGTCGCCGCGCGTGCCGCGGCCCGCCTCACCGACTGCGCGGTGCACCGCACCTCGGCGGACGGGGTCACCCTCGACACGGACGCCGTGCTCACCCTGGCCGGGTGCGACATCCACGACATCCCGGAGAACGCGGTGGACCTTCGTTCGCGTTCGGTGCTCACCCTCAGCCGCACCACGGTCCGCCGGTTCGGCCGCAACGGTCTGTCGGTGTGGGATCCGGGTACCCGGGTGGATGCCGAGTCCTGCGAGATCCACGACAGCACGGGCGACTATCCGGCGGTGTGGATCAGCGACGGGGCCACCGCCTCGCTGAGCTCCTGCCGCGTCCACGACGTGCCGGACGCGGTGTTCGTCCTGGACCGGGGCTCGCGCGCCGATGTCGTCGACAGCGATCTGTCGCAGGTGCGCAACACGGCCGTCTCGGTCAGCGACGGCGCGACCGTCCAGGTCGACGACTGCCGGATCCGCGAGGCGGCGACCGGGGCCTGGTTCCGCGACCACGGCAGCGGCGGCACCCTCGCCAACTGCACGATCGACGCCGTCCAGACGGGGGTGATCGTCACCAAGGGCGCCGACCCGACCGTGGAGCGGTGCACGGTCAGCTCCCCGTCCGAAGCGGGCTTCTACGTATCTGCGGGCGGCCGCGGTAGCTTCCAGGCCTGCCAGGTGACCGGCAGTTCCGGTTTCGGCTTCCACGTCCTCGACGGTTGCCGCACCGCGCTGACCCGCTGCCACACCGAGCGCTGCGCGCGCGGGGGTTACGAGTTCGCCGAGGACGGCCCGGTCGCCGAGGAGTGCACCGGCGACGGATCGGGGTCGCGGCTCGCCGCACAGTCGGCCGCGGCCGGGGCACTGACCGGCGAGCGTCCGGGCATACGTACGGTGAGCGCGGTCGGCGACCGGGGCCCAGGGCCGGCGCAGGTGCCGGCTCCGCGCCCCGCGGAGGAGACGGGCGGGGGATCATCGGCGGCGCGCGGCTCCGGCGAGGTGCTGGGCCAGCTCGACGCGCTGGTGGGCCTGGAGAGCGTCAAACGCGAGGTGCGGGCGCTCACCGACATGATCGAGGTGGGTCGGCGGCGGCAGCAGGCGGGGCTCAAGGCCGCTTCGGTGCGCCGTCATCTGGTCTTCACCGGCTCCCCCGGCACCGGCAAGACGACGGTGGCCCGGCTCTACGGAGAGATCCTCGCCTCGCTCGGGGTGCTGGAGCGCGGCCACCTGGTGGAGGTCTCCCGTGTGGACCTGGTCGGTGAGCACATCGGCTCCACGGCGATCCGTACGCAGGAGGCGTTCGAGCGGGCGCGCGGCGGGGTGCTGTTCATCGACGAGGCGTACGCGCTGGCGCCGGAGGACTCGGGCCGGGACTTCGGGCGCGAGGCGATCGACACCCTCGTGAAGCTGATGGAGGACCACCGGGACGCGGTCGTGGTGATCGTCGCCGGGTACACGGCGGAGATGGACCGCTTCCTGACCGTCAATCCGGGGGTGGCCTCCCGGTTCTCCCGGACCATCACCTTCGACGACTACGGCCCGCAGGACCTGCTGCGGATCGTGGAGCAGCAGGCGGAGGAGCACGAGTACCGGCTCGGGAAGGGCACCGCCGAGGCGCTGCTGGCGTACTTCAAGGAGCTGCCCAAGGGTCCGGCGTTCGGCAACGGCCGTACGGCCCGGCAGACGTTCGAGTCGATGGTCGAGCGGCATGCGGGCCGGGTGGCGCAGCTGTCGGACCCGGGCACGGACGAGCTCACACTGCTGTTCCCGGAGGATCTTCCGGCCCTTCCGGCCCTTCCGGCGCTGCCGGCTCCTTGCTGACCCTCGGGCCCGGTACGGCGCGCGTGCCGGACCGGCCGCGACGGGCGGGTCCGGCCAAGCGGGCCAGGAGGGCATCGCGTTCGGCGGCGAAGGCCGGGTCGGCCTGGTAGTCGAAGTGGCCGAGGATCGGCGCGGGCAGCGGGTGGCCGGCGCTGCGCCCGTAGGCGAGCGGGTCGGCGAGCGGCCCCCGGTCCACGGAGCCGGCCGGAGCCGCCGGCCCGGAAGGGGCTCCCGGGCCGGGAGGCGCCGGAGGGGGTGTTGGGCCGGGAGGCTCCGGAGGGGGTGTCGGATCGGCCGGGGCGGCGGCCGGGCCGGGAGCCGGGGCGGTGGTGTCGCGGACGTCCGGGAGGACCGGGCCGCCGATCGGGTCGGTGGCCCGCCAGAGGTTGCGCCAGCAGTCGACGTCCCCGTGCAGCGCGGCGAGCTGCCTCGGGCCGAAGTACGCCGGGAACCAGCGTCCGTAGAGCCGCCGGAGCGGGGAGCCGTAGGTGAGCAGGGCGACCCGGCGGCGGACCTGCGGCGGCAACTGCCAGACGGCGGCCGCCGCGAGGACGCTGCCCTGGGAGTGTCCGGAGATCACCAGGCGGCCGCCGGTGCGGCCGGTCCAGCCGGTCATGCGCCAGGTCAGGTCGGGGACGGCGCGCTCGGCGTAGCAGGGCGGCGCGAACGGGTGGGCGGCCCGCGGCCAGAACGTGCCGACGTCCCAGAGCACGCCGATGGTGCGGCGGGCGGCGGGGTCCCGGTAGGCGCGGCGGCCCCAGGTGACGAACGCGGCGATGCCGAGCCCTATCAGCCAGGACCCGGTGTCCTGAGCGGCGCGGGCGGCGGTCGCCAGCAGCGGGTGGAATCCGCGGGCGGCCTCGCCCGGCACCCGGCCGCTGAGCCAGGCTCCGGCGAGGGCGCCCGCGCCGAGCAGCAGGGTGATCCCGGAGACGGCGGCCACGAACCAGGGCGCCGAGTCGGTGAGCGCGGCGGCGGCGCGGGCCCCGGCGATCCGGCGGCTGCGGTCCTCGTCGGGCGCCTCCCCCGGGTACTCGGCGGCCACGGTGGCGGCGAGCCGGCGCCGCGCGCGGACTCCGCGCACCGCGAACCAGGCGGCGAGGAGGGCCAGTACGAGGAGTAGCGGGGGCAGCACGGCGGCCTGCCAGGACAGCAGCACGGGCGGCGCGGGCACGGGCGGACCGGCCGTCGAGGGGGCGGCCCCGCCGTCGAGCCAGTCGGCGACGCGCTGGGCGACACCGCCGGACATGACCCCGCCGAGGGCGCAGCCGAGCATGGCGATGGCGGGCCCGCCGAGGCCGTACAGGGCGCTCGCCGGGTCGGGAGCCAGCCGGTACAGGCGGGCGGCGACGGCGGCGAGGAGCAGGACGCAGCAGCCTTGGCCGAGCATGAGCACGCCGAAGACGAAATCGCCGGGGAGCCGCCCGGTGGAGGTCCAGCCGGGGCGCGACCAGCCGGCGTACAGCAGGACGGCTGCGAGCAGGGCCAGGGCGGAGCCGGGCAGGAGGGTGATGGCGGCCCGGTCGAGGCGGTGGTCGGGGCGGGCCTCTGTGCGGCCTCGCC contains these protein-coding regions:
- a CDS encoding right-handed parallel beta-helix repeat-containing protein produces the protein MAQGTVQVTHGGSSRWRRRSVEYPTLAAALAVAGDGDVLSVGPGTYQENLVLNHAVILRGPEGSVGSVRIAPLDGVALTVRASAVVQDLHLEGQDRAAPALLVEEGSPELTDLRVSTRSATGIEVRGGARPLVRRCTVENPTGIGISVLDGGGGVFEECEVVAAGQTGVSVRGGGSPRLERCRVHHASGAGIAVTGEGSGLEALGCEVYEIKGTGVQVAARAAARLTDCAVHRTSADGVTLDTDAVLTLAGCDIHDIPENAVDLRSRSVLTLSRTTVRRFGRNGLSVWDPGTRVDAESCEIHDSTGDYPAVWISDGATASLSSCRVHDVPDAVFVLDRGSRADVVDSDLSQVRNTAVSVSDGATVQVDDCRIREAATGAWFRDHGSGGTLANCTIDAVQTGVIVTKGADPTVERCTVSSPSEAGFYVSAGGRGSFQACQVTGSSGFGFHVLDGCRTALTRCHTERCARGGYEFAEDGPVAEECTGDGSGSRLAAQSAAAGALTGERPGIRTVSAVGDRGPGPAQVPAPRPAEETGGGSSAARGSGEVLGQLDALVGLESVKREVRALTDMIEVGRRRQQAGLKAASVRRHLVFTGSPGTGKTTVARLYGEILASLGVLERGHLVEVSRVDLVGEHIGSTAIRTQEAFERARGGVLFIDEAYALAPEDSGRDFGREAIDTLVKLMEDHRDAVVVIVAGYTAEMDRFLTVNPGVASRFSRTITFDDYGPQDLLRIVEQQAEEHEYRLGKGTAEALLAYFKELPKGPAFGNGRTARQTFESMVERHAGRVAQLSDPGTDELTLLFPEDLPALPALPALPAPC